The sequence CGGGCTTAAGGACTGGTTTGTTTTTCCTCACATGGGTGACGGCGGGCTTGCGCTGGGCGCTGCAATGCAGGTTAATTTCGAGCTGAACAGCGTTTCCAGATATGATTTTAGCAGCATATATTTTGGCACAGAATATTCTGATGAGGAAATAGAAAGCGAGCTTAAGGCGGGCAAGGTTAAATATTCAAAGAGGGATGGAATTGAAAAAGAGGTTGGAGACCTCATCTCAAATGACAAGATTGTGATGTGGTTCCAGGGAAGGATGGAATACGGCCCAAGGGCTCTTGGGAACAGAAGCATTGTTGCAAGCGCATCCAAGAAAGATGTAAAGGACACCCTTAACATAATGCTTAAGAGGAGGGATTGGTTCCAGCCATTCTGCCCCTCTGTATTGGAGGAGGAAGCGCACAAATTTTTCAAGGATGTTGGAAGATTTGACAGATTCATGACAATGGGTTACATGACAAGGGAAAATGCCAGAAAAGGGCTTGAAGCAGTAATGAATGTGGATAATTCTGTAAGGCCCCAGATGCTGGGTGCAGAGAATCAGCTTTACAGAAGGATGATAGAGCAGGTGAAAAAGAACACCGGCGATGGCATAATACTCAATACATCTTTTAACATACACGGCTTCCCTATTGTTATGACG comes from Candidatus Woesearchaeota archaeon and encodes:
- a CDS encoding carbamoyl transferase, with the protein product GLKDWFVFPHMGDGGLALGAAMQVNFELNSVSRYDFSSIYFGTEYSDEEIESELKAGKVKYSKRDGIEKEVGDLISNDKIVMWFQGRMEYGPRALGNRSIVASASKKDVKDTLNIMLKRRDWFQPFCPSVLEEEAHKFFKDVGRFDRFMTMGYMTRENARKGLEAVMNVDNSVRPQMLGAENQLYRRMIEQVKKNTGDGIILNTSFNIHGFPIVMTPKDAISSFKTTKAGYLAIGNFLAKQ